From a region of the Myxococcus stipitatus genome:
- a CDS encoding DUF2652 domain-containing protein gives MAIEKALLLIADIGGYTRFMRHHRFSLAHAQETVALLLEAVIDASGHFKLAKLEGDAAFFYVVGEDFPAFARHVADIRRAFLSRREQLVVDRMCKCDGCMQADALTLKFVAHAGEVAFQRVKHLTELAGVDVILVHRMLKNDVPLAEYVLVTDAVHQKLDPALRDLTRGLEHEFEGIGRTATHYLDLNDVATALPTPVPPSLPRRLWHKLVMELRSLKYVLGLKQACQDFRNVEVVDARALPPK, from the coding sequence ATGGCCATCGAGAAGGCGCTGTTGCTCATCGCGGACATCGGCGGCTACACCCGCTTCATGCGGCACCACCGCTTCAGCCTGGCCCATGCCCAGGAGACGGTGGCGCTCCTGCTCGAGGCGGTCATCGACGCCTCCGGGCACTTCAAGCTGGCCAAGCTCGAGGGCGACGCCGCCTTCTTCTATGTCGTGGGCGAGGACTTCCCGGCGTTCGCCCGGCACGTCGCGGACATCCGCCGGGCCTTCCTCTCACGCCGCGAGCAGCTCGTCGTGGACCGCATGTGCAAGTGCGACGGCTGCATGCAGGCGGACGCGCTCACGCTCAAGTTCGTGGCCCACGCGGGCGAGGTCGCCTTCCAACGGGTGAAGCACCTCACGGAGCTGGCCGGGGTCGACGTCATCCTCGTCCACCGGATGCTCAAGAACGACGTCCCCCTGGCGGAGTACGTGCTCGTCACGGACGCGGTGCACCAGAAGCTGGACCCGGCGCTGCGCGACCTCACCCGGGGCCTGGAACACGAGTTCGAGGGAATCGGCCGGACCGCGACGCACTACCTCGACCTGAACGACGTCGCCACCGCCCTCCCCACCCCCGTCCCCCCCAGCCTCCCCCGCCGGCTGTGGCACAAGCTGGTGATGGAGCTGCGCTCGCTGAAGTACGTGCTGGGCCTCAAGCAGGCCTGCCAGGACTTCCGCAACGTCGAGGTGGTGGACGCCCGCGCCCTCCCTCCGAAGTGA
- a CDS encoding VOC family protein has translation MSVPNPRKLFVNLAVRDLKRSMDFFAALGFTFNPKFTNEQAACMVLSEEGFVMLLTEPYFKTFTQRAVCDTRTQTEGLFALSCSSRAEVDELVKKALAAGGTHAMPPQDHGFMYGWSFYDLDGHHWEVMWMDPAAVG, from the coding sequence ATGTCCGTGCCCAACCCCCGCAAGCTCTTCGTCAACCTGGCGGTCCGCGACCTGAAGCGCTCGATGGATTTCTTCGCCGCGCTCGGGTTCACCTTCAACCCGAAGTTCACCAACGAGCAGGCCGCGTGCATGGTCCTCAGCGAGGAGGGCTTCGTCATGCTCCTCACCGAGCCCTACTTCAAGACGTTCACCCAGCGGGCCGTCTGCGACACCCGTACCCAGACGGAGGGGCTGTTCGCCCTCTCGTGCTCCAGCCGCGCGGAGGTCGACGAGCTGGTGAAGAAGGCGCTCGCGGCGGGAGGCACGCACGCGATGCCGCCCCAGGACCACGGCTTCATGTACGGCTGGAGCTTCTACGACCTGGATGGCCACCACTGGGAGGTCATGTGGATGGACCCGGCCGCCGTGGGGTGA